In Bacillota bacterium, a genomic segment contains:
- a CDS encoding single-stranded DNA-binding protein: MVGNLIENNVVTIAGKVVSELEYSHEVYGEGFYSFILEVPRLSDSSDKIPVTISERLIGKQQLGEGCIVKIEGQFRSYNNYGKEGNKLILTVFAREIVFLGDESEIKNPNQIYLDGYICKKPIYRTTPFGREIADLLLAVNRPYNKSDYIPCIAWGRNARYSENLSVGDNIKVWGRIQSREYQKRYDSGEIVTKTAYEVSISKMEEVKPLLK; encoded by the coding sequence ATGGTTGGAAACCTCATCGAAAACAATGTAGTCACAATTGCCGGCAAAGTGGTTTCTGAGTTGGAATACAGTCATGAAGTATATGGAGAAGGGTTTTACTCTTTTATTCTTGAAGTCCCGAGACTCAGTGATAGTAGTGATAAGATTCCCGTGACAATATCTGAGCGCCTTATAGGAAAACAGCAATTGGGAGAGGGGTGTATCGTTAAAATAGAAGGACAATTCAGGTCTTATAATAATTATGGAAAAGAAGGAAATAAATTGATTTTAACTGTGTTTGCAAGAGAAATAGTTTTTTTAGGGGATGAAAGTGAAATAAAGAATCCCAACCAAATTTACTTAGACGGGTACATATGTAAAAAACCTATATACAGGACTACACCTTTCGGCCGGGAAATAGCGGATTTACTGTTGGCAGTTAACCGTCCGTACAACAAGTCCGACTATATCCCTTGTATTGCCTGGGGAAGAAATGCAAGGTATTCGGAAAACTTATCTGTAGGCGATAATATAAAAGTATGGGGAAGAATCCAGAGCAGAGAATACCAAAAAAGGTATGACTCAGGTGAAATAGTCACAAAGACGGCTTATGAAGTTTCAATATCAAAAATGGAAGAGGTAAAGCCCCTACTTAAATAG